The following proteins are encoded in a genomic region of Sneathiella marina:
- a CDS encoding LysR family transcriptional regulator: MHSPDRLKYINFSQLRSFYAVGRVQSFTKAAVWLNIGQPTVTTQVKALEERFNVQLFDRSPNGLHLTDTGVALMKLARQIFALEEHAHSLLDSTGNSYGGKLHIGTVGSYFVMDFLVDYSEKFPLVQVSVVSGNSGVLYERLLNYELDVAILGRKYDDHKLEQLRLGAHEVAIIVDESHDWAAKSTISLEELDGQRMIFREEGSMTRRALEEKLEEQSVKPNVIMELSRDSVVEAVAAGLGAGIISMEEFSPDERLTLIRIRSQPPMTNSYAACLRERRNIPAIDVFMRLVEKRLLLDSSTNPVD, translated from the coding sequence ATGCATAGCCCGGATCGCTTAAAATATATCAATTTCAGCCAACTGCGGTCGTTTTATGCAGTCGGCCGTGTGCAGAGCTTCACGAAGGCAGCGGTGTGGCTGAACATCGGGCAACCCACCGTGACGACACAGGTCAAGGCGCTAGAAGAACGGTTTAATGTCCAATTATTTGACCGCTCGCCGAATGGACTGCACCTTACGGATACAGGGGTTGCCTTAATGAAACTCGCACGGCAAATTTTTGCCTTGGAAGAACATGCACACAGTCTGTTAGATTCAACAGGCAATAGTTACGGTGGTAAGCTACATATTGGCACCGTTGGCTCCTATTTTGTCATGGACTTTCTGGTCGACTATTCTGAAAAATTTCCGCTGGTTCAGGTTTCCGTCGTCAGTGGTAATTCTGGAGTATTATACGAACGCTTGCTGAATTACGAACTCGATGTCGCGATTTTGGGAAGGAAATATGACGATCACAAACTCGAACAATTGCGCCTCGGCGCACATGAAGTTGCGATCATCGTCGACGAATCGCACGATTGGGCGGCCAAAAGCACTATTTCGCTTGAAGAACTTGATGGGCAGCGGATGATCTTCCGTGAGGAAGGGTCAATGACGCGCCGTGCCCTTGAAGAAAAGCTGGAAGAGCAAAGCGTAAAGCCGAATGTGATCATGGAGCTGTCGCGTGATTCCGTTGTTGAGGCGGTGGCCGCCGGATTGGGTGCTGGTATCATTTCCATGGAAGAATTTTCGCCAGACGAAAGATTGACCCTCATCCGGATACGCTCGCAACCACCTATGACCAATTCATATGCTGCCTGTCTTCGCGAACGCAGAAACATTCCAGCGATTGATGTGTTTATGCGATTAGTGGAAAAACGCTTACTCTTGGACAGCAGTACGAATCCGGTGGACTAA
- a CDS encoding alpha/beta hydrolase, whose protein sequence is MTNRLEAEFVFRDRYPERSEIYERFDTESATLRAAGAAQLDRPYGAHPRARFDLFPGQSGKGLVVFVHGGYWQSHNKERYSFVAAPFLRDGSSVALVGYPLAPEVGIATMIIHIGAAIAAIFDALHRSGIAPSGWVLTGHSAGGHLAASAAPALPASVMPLSGLVPISGLFDLSPLLGTSVNHLLKMDTDMAKSASPLEYPAAETQLIAIVGSAETKEYLRQSSAMVDKYQAADRHGSALVTLPGENHYSILLELLQPRSIISGIVSKVLSGACEKVNNA, encoded by the coding sequence ATGACCAACCGCCTCGAAGCTGAATTCGTATTTCGTGACCGATATCCTGAACGGTCAGAGATTTATGAACGCTTTGATACTGAAAGCGCCACCTTACGTGCGGCAGGCGCGGCGCAACTGGATCGGCCATATGGAGCGCATCCCAGGGCGCGGTTTGATCTATTTCCCGGTCAGTCAGGCAAGGGTCTGGTGGTTTTTGTCCATGGCGGATACTGGCAAAGCCATAACAAAGAACGGTATAGCTTTGTTGCGGCGCCATTCCTGCGAGATGGTTCCAGTGTTGCCTTGGTGGGTTATCCACTTGCACCCGAAGTCGGTATCGCAACGATGATCATCCATATTGGTGCGGCAATCGCGGCTATTTTTGACGCATTGCATCGGAGCGGTATCGCTCCGTCAGGCTGGGTTCTGACAGGACATTCTGCCGGCGGCCATCTGGCCGCGAGTGCCGCACCAGCGTTGCCTGCCTCTGTGATGCCGCTGTCCGGGCTGGTCCCGATCAGCGGTTTGTTTGATCTTTCTCCGCTGCTCGGTACTTCCGTAAATCACCTGTTAAAAATGGATACTGACATGGCTAAATCCGCTAGTCCGCTAGAGTATCCTGCGGCAGAGACACAGCTGATCGCGATTGTAGGTTCGGCAGAAACCAAAGAATATCTGCGTCAATCTTCTGCTATGGTTGATAAATACCAGGCTGCCGACCGACACGGATCGGCTCTGGTAACCTTGCCGGGTGAAAATCACTATTCTATCCTGCTGGAATTGCTGCAACCAAGGTCGATTATCTCTGGTATAGTATCGAAAGTTCTCAGTGGTGCCTGTGAAAAGGTCAATAATGCATAG
- a CDS encoding alcohol dehydrogenase catalytic domain-containing protein: protein MESLAAICTGPETPLELAQVLVAPPRSGEVLIEIVSSGLCHTDLTALEGINASTVYPLIPGHEGVGRVVEVGTDVSSLRPGDHVIPLYGPECGTCAMCQSNRTNLCWSIKKTRDMGVMPDGTARFSRNGAVVHHFMGTSTLSRYTVVPEIALAKIRKDAPLDKICLFGCGVTTGVGAAMTHVKHGDKVAVFGLGGIGINIVQGARICGAQQIIGVDINPDKIDLGRYYGMTDFIDASDPSADAVTAIRDLTLGGVDVAFECSGILSVMRQAFESAVPGWGQAVLLGVEPAGSEMQFAPVGVRYGKSIHGSYFGGVKGRSGLAPLIDLFMEGEIELDAQITHRMPLQDVNRGFDLMRKGQSLRSIIDFE, encoded by the coding sequence ATTGAATCACTCGCTGCTATCTGTACGGGTCCCGAAACGCCGCTTGAACTGGCGCAGGTTCTGGTGGCACCGCCGCGTTCCGGCGAAGTGCTGATCGAGATTGTATCCAGCGGTTTGTGCCATACCGACCTTACAGCTCTCGAGGGGATCAATGCATCAACGGTTTATCCTTTGATCCCCGGTCATGAAGGAGTTGGTCGCGTTGTTGAAGTCGGCACGGACGTGAGCAGCCTTAGGCCCGGGGACCATGTCATTCCGCTTTACGGACCTGAATGCGGGACTTGCGCAATGTGTCAGTCCAATCGCACCAACCTTTGCTGGAGCATTAAGAAGACCCGCGACATGGGTGTCATGCCCGACGGAACCGCGCGGTTTTCCCGCAACGGGGCTGTGGTGCATCACTTCATGGGAACGTCGACCTTGTCGCGCTATACAGTTGTCCCTGAGATCGCACTTGCAAAGATCCGCAAAGATGCTCCGCTGGACAAAATATGCTTGTTCGGCTGCGGCGTCACGACGGGCGTTGGTGCTGCGATGACCCATGTGAAGCACGGGGATAAGGTTGCTGTCTTCGGTCTGGGCGGCATCGGAATTAACATTGTCCAAGGTGCGCGAATTTGCGGCGCACAACAGATCATTGGTGTTGATATCAACCCCGATAAAATCGATTTGGGCCGATACTATGGCATGACCGATTTCATCGACGCATCCGATCCGTCAGCGGATGCTGTCACCGCTATTCGCGATTTGACCTTGGGTGGTGTGGATGTGGCTTTTGAATGTTCCGGCATTCTCTCAGTCATGCGGCAAGCGTTCGAAAGCGCAGTACCGGGTTGGGGTCAGGCCGTGCTTTTGGGCGTCGAGCCTGCAGGCAGCGAAATGCAGTTTGCGCCCGTTGGCGTGCGCTATGGGAAATCTATCCACGGCAGCTATTTCGGTGGCGTAAAGGGCCGCTCAGGCCTTGCGCCCCTTATTGATCTGTTCATGGAGGGCGAGATCGAGCTGGATGCCCAAATAACCCACCGGATGCCGTTGCAGGACGTAAATCGTGGATTTGATTTGATGCGGAAGGGCCAGTCTTTGCGCAGTATCATAGATTTTGAGTAG
- a CDS encoding NAD(P)/FAD-dependent oxidoreductase: MKILHETGVVIVGGGHAGGRTAERLRVFGYKEPITIIGREPHLPYERPPLSKAVLTDLNVRSTPELLTAERWEELDVNLICGVTCDSVNIQAKSVHLSDGRVLPYTQLVLAMGLTPRGIPNLGAIKEHVYTLHTYDDAMALREHLNPGARVGIIGAGFIGLEVAASARSLGAEVTIIEMAERPLSRVFNRTMSDWFVQLHRNHGISLLCAKTIADARSEKGAATLNLDDGQIFEFDLVVTGIGGIPNIELAQAADLKIDNGIVVNRKCQTSAPDVYAVGDIANMLDERVGTAQRLESWKYAEDTAAVVAHVLCDQDGAYDQVPWFWTDQFEHNIQIVGQLQEGATVFARGNPGDPKYLAYYLDADMLLGAVGLDCGGDLRRARAAMEKKAPITAKVLAKMSLAPIHVQPASPVPVS, translated from the coding sequence ATGAAAATACTGCACGAAACTGGAGTTGTCATTGTTGGCGGCGGACATGCCGGGGGCCGCACCGCTGAACGTTTGCGGGTATTCGGGTACAAAGAGCCAATTACAATCATTGGTCGCGAGCCACATTTGCCGTACGAGCGCCCTCCTCTGTCCAAGGCAGTGCTGACAGATTTAAACGTGCGTTCCACGCCTGAACTACTGACCGCTGAGCGTTGGGAAGAATTGGACGTTAATCTTATCTGCGGAGTCACATGCGATAGCGTCAACATTCAGGCCAAGTCGGTTCATTTGTCCGACGGTAGGGTACTTCCTTATACTCAGTTGGTCCTTGCAATGGGCCTCACACCGCGCGGCATTCCAAACCTCGGCGCAATAAAGGAACACGTTTATACACTTCACACATACGACGATGCGATGGCGTTGCGCGAGCATCTGAATCCAGGTGCGCGGGTGGGCATCATCGGTGCAGGGTTCATTGGCCTCGAAGTTGCCGCCTCAGCCAGGTCGCTGGGCGCGGAAGTGACCATAATAGAAATGGCTGAGCGCCCATTGAGCAGGGTTTTTAACCGCACGATGTCGGATTGGTTTGTCCAACTTCACCGAAATCACGGAATCTCTCTTTTGTGCGCGAAGACCATCGCAGATGCCAGATCGGAGAAAGGCGCAGCGACGCTGAACCTGGATGACGGACAAATCTTCGAATTCGATCTTGTAGTGACTGGGATTGGTGGGATTCCGAACATCGAACTTGCCCAGGCGGCGGATCTGAAGATCGACAATGGCATTGTCGTCAATCGTAAATGCCAAACAAGCGCCCCTGACGTCTATGCGGTCGGAGATATCGCGAATATGCTGGACGAACGCGTCGGAACAGCCCAGCGGTTAGAGAGCTGGAAATACGCGGAGGACACCGCCGCTGTCGTGGCGCATGTGCTATGCGATCAAGATGGTGCCTACGATCAGGTTCCATGGTTTTGGACAGATCAGTTTGAACATAACATTCAAATCGTTGGCCAACTTCAAGAGGGGGCGACGGTTTTTGCGCGCGGTAATCCGGGTGATCCGAAATATCTCGCCTATTATCTTGACGCAGACATGCTTTTGGGCGCCGTCGGGTTGGATTGCGGCGGTGATTTGCGCAGGGCGCGTGCGGCCATGGAAAAGAAAGCCCCGATCACTGCTAAAGTTCTAGCAAAAATGAGCCTCGCACCCATTCATGTGCAACCAGCGTCGCCGGTGCCGGTGTCATGA
- a CDS encoding fatty acid desaturase: protein MSGNNAASYAGIGGVGSQIWPLTGPEVVSRKKLKELRKRSDGPGLFYLVVHVLALIVSGLLVYVTSGTLWLQIPAMLVYGTVIVLTFAPLHECSHGTAFKTRWLNHLLGYVIATLTFRPFLYFKYRHAAHHTYTQHKDRDPDIVPFPHSFGDYLAQIVGAEFWPKLFGTLWRGSVAGFNEDEKTFLPESVRRQVANEIRLQLLFYIAVIVASIYFSSTFVLVYWLIPRIIGEPVLRSIRMAEHTGTEESPNLLANTRTTLANPILCQLYWNMPYHAEHHLASSVPFHALAKLHEHVVPNLECVTKGYINVHREILAKVLRKNSSSSSTD, encoded by the coding sequence ATGTCCGGAAACAACGCCGCCAGTTATGCCGGCATTGGTGGAGTTGGCAGTCAGATATGGCCACTGACGGGCCCAGAGGTCGTGTCGCGCAAAAAGCTAAAGGAGCTGCGAAAACGCAGCGACGGCCCCGGCTTGTTCTACCTTGTGGTCCATGTTTTGGCGCTGATCGTTAGCGGCCTTTTGGTGTATGTGACTTCTGGAACTCTGTGGCTGCAAATCCCGGCGATGCTAGTCTATGGGACGGTGATCGTTCTCACCTTTGCCCCGCTGCACGAATGTTCACATGGCACTGCGTTCAAAACCCGTTGGCTGAACCACCTATTGGGCTATGTGATTGCCACCCTAACGTTCCGGCCATTTCTTTACTTCAAATATCGCCATGCCGCACATCACACTTATACTCAGCACAAAGACCGAGACCCTGACATCGTGCCATTCCCGCACAGTTTTGGTGACTATCTGGCGCAGATTGTTGGTGCGGAATTCTGGCCAAAACTGTTCGGAACTCTTTGGCGAGGCTCAGTGGCCGGATTCAACGAAGACGAAAAGACCTTTCTACCAGAGTCCGTGCGCCGCCAGGTGGCCAATGAAATTCGCCTTCAGCTTCTGTTTTACATTGCCGTAATCGTGGCTTCGATTTATTTTTCCAGCACATTTGTGCTTGTCTATTGGCTGATCCCGCGCATCATAGGCGAACCTGTTTTGCGCTCGATCCGGATGGCCGAACACACTGGAACCGAAGAAAGCCCCAATTTGCTGGCCAACACCCGCACGACCCTTGCAAATCCGATACTCTGCCAGCTTTATTGGAACATGCCCTACCACGCCGAACACCATCTTGCATCCTCAGTGCCTTTTCACGCCCTTGCGAAGCTCCATGAGCATGTCGTGCCTAATTTGGAATGTGTCACAAAGGGTTACATCAACGTTCACCGCGAAATTCTAGCCAAAGTCTTGCGCAAGAATTCCTCTTCATCGAGCACCGACTGA
- a CDS encoding sugar ABC transporter ATP-binding protein yields MTGQVPLLEVRGLTKRFPGVIALSKVSFDLRAGEVHSLVGENGAGKSTLLSCINGLQAPSEGAIYLDGALAVIKSPAEAIARRLSMVHQELVLCANMTVAENIYLGREPTRKGGLNNKARMNSDARILLSRLQVAIDPEQKLASLSLNEQQIVEICRALAADPKVIVFDEPTASLNDDQVRHLLDIIIDLKERGIAVVYVSHRLAEVLEISDRITILRDGQVVSTEPALGMSEDRLVSLMVGREYKSSAMAHQDRPLSKTVLKAEAISHKNLFQDVSFEVREGEILGIAGLLGCQREAVVRSIFGVRSIDSGSLTIHDKPCHFRAPRDAIDAGVAFMAADRKHEGLVLGMAVADNLGLAILDRIKTLGFLQKRSLASTTAQMVKLLAIKVSTLTQRVSQLSGGNQQKIVIGKWIARKSDVIIAEDPTRGVDVGAKVEIWRNIQSLADEKRAVIVLTTELEEMIQVCDRIIVMGRGRVTGSFERKDFSTEEIARCFFA; encoded by the coding sequence GTGACGGGTCAGGTCCCATTGCTTGAAGTCCGCGGGCTCACCAAGCGCTTCCCCGGTGTTATCGCATTGTCAAAAGTCAGTTTTGATTTGCGTGCCGGAGAAGTGCACAGCCTTGTGGGCGAAAACGGCGCAGGTAAATCCACGTTGTTGTCCTGTATTAACGGCCTGCAAGCGCCAAGCGAAGGAGCCATTTATCTGGATGGCGCCCTCGCTGTCATCAAATCCCCGGCAGAGGCGATCGCACGCCGCTTGTCAATGGTTCATCAGGAACTGGTTTTATGCGCCAATATGACGGTCGCTGAAAACATCTATCTTGGCCGCGAACCAACGCGCAAGGGGGGTCTAAACAATAAGGCCCGCATGAACAGCGATGCACGCATTCTGCTGTCCCGGCTTCAAGTTGCAATCGATCCCGAACAGAAGCTAGCTTCATTAAGCCTGAACGAACAGCAAATTGTCGAAATTTGCAGGGCACTCGCCGCCGACCCCAAGGTCATCGTTTTTGATGAACCCACGGCATCGCTGAATGATGACCAAGTTCGTCACCTTCTGGATATCATCATCGACTTAAAAGAACGCGGAATAGCGGTTGTTTATGTGTCGCACCGGCTCGCTGAAGTGTTGGAAATATCAGATCGCATTACCATTCTGCGGGATGGGCAGGTGGTCTCGACAGAACCGGCACTAGGGATGAGCGAAGATCGACTGGTGTCGCTTATGGTCGGGCGAGAATACAAGTCCTCTGCAATGGCACATCAGGATCGTCCTTTGAGTAAAACAGTGCTTAAGGCGGAGGCAATAAGCCACAAAAACCTGTTTCAAGACGTAAGCTTTGAAGTGCGTGAGGGTGAAATCTTGGGTATCGCAGGGTTGCTAGGCTGCCAGCGCGAAGCCGTGGTCAGGTCTATTTTCGGTGTAAGGTCCATCGATTCAGGATCTCTGACCATCCACGATAAGCCCTGTCATTTCCGCGCTCCCCGAGACGCGATTGACGCCGGGGTTGCCTTCATGGCCGCAGACCGAAAGCACGAGGGGCTCGTACTTGGGATGGCCGTTGCAGACAATCTTGGGCTTGCTATTCTGGATCGCATTAAAACGCTCGGATTCCTGCAAAAACGTTCACTCGCATCAACCACCGCACAGATGGTCAAGTTGTTAGCGATCAAAGTCAGCACGCTGACGCAGCGAGTATCGCAATTGTCTGGAGGCAATCAGCAAAAGATCGTCATCGGGAAATGGATTGCCCGCAAAAGCGATGTCATTATTGCCGAGGATCCAACCCGCGGGGTCGATGTTGGCGCGAAGGTTGAAATCTGGCGCAACATACAATCTCTTGCCGACGAGAAGCGGGCGGTGATCGTGCTGACTACCGAGCTTGAAGAGATGATCCAGGTCTGTGATCGGATCATTGTGATGGGGCGCGGCCGTGTCACTGGTTCCTTCGAGCGCAAGGACTTTTCAACAGAAGAAATAGCGCGATGTTTTTTCGCCTGA
- a CDS encoding xylulokinase → MAGHLTLGVDIGTTNVKASILDTQSGKIVAFGSQEHPLFHPHPGWAEQDADNYWSAVVSAIRQCLEQGNFAADIAGVALSGLVGVTLPVNDKGKPLRRAMIWMDSRSEEECSDIRATIGEGVINRNNGNRVAPWFIDPKALWIKKHEPHTFDATHKFLSPSGYCTFRLCGNFTMNMGDAGLAYAFEYQKERWNEQVADAIGIPIDKFPKLFHSHEQVGEVTQKAAEETGLRVGTIVAAGGTDISSAALGVGVTKAGEAFYSMGTGSNIGIMIPTEQTLDEFRILKWPHVLPGLTMFDAPMAFTGASLKWYRDHFGQSESRIADRMAGNVFDLFTEQARQIPPCSNGLMYLPYLGNSLAPNWNSNATGVFFGVQPTTGRETMIRALIEGVAFDLLSNFRIAESAGAQIDNLVLNGGPTKSRLWNQITANVVNRPLKVPDIGEAAPIGDAILAGVAAGIYDDPTAPLNQIVSIKETIDPDPEAHKRYAEFFEIWLSVYQNLKDDMDRHRDFLKRYGS, encoded by the coding sequence ATGGCTGGACATCTGACACTTGGTGTAGACATCGGCACCACGAACGTAAAGGCCTCAATTCTGGATACGCAGAGTGGCAAAATCGTTGCTTTCGGTTCACAGGAGCACCCGTTATTTCACCCACATCCTGGTTGGGCCGAGCAGGATGCGGACAACTATTGGAGCGCTGTCGTCTCGGCGATCCGGCAGTGCCTGGAACAAGGGAACTTTGCGGCAGACATTGCCGGAGTAGCCCTCTCTGGACTTGTGGGTGTGACCCTTCCTGTAAACGACAAAGGCAAGCCATTGCGCCGGGCAATGATCTGGATGGATTCCCGTTCGGAAGAAGAATGTAGCGACATTCGTGCGACCATCGGAGAAGGCGTTATCAATCGCAACAATGGCAACCGGGTAGCGCCATGGTTTATCGACCCCAAGGCGCTGTGGATCAAGAAACACGAACCTCATACGTTTGATGCAACGCACAAATTTCTTTCCCCTTCGGGCTATTGTACCTTCCGTCTTTGCGGAAACTTCACCATGAATATGGGCGACGCGGGCCTTGCTTACGCTTTTGAATACCAGAAAGAGCGTTGGAACGAACAAGTCGCTGACGCCATCGGTATTCCGATCGACAAATTTCCCAAGCTGTTCCACTCTCATGAGCAGGTCGGTGAAGTCACCCAAAAAGCCGCCGAGGAAACCGGCTTGCGCGTTGGCACAATCGTTGCGGCCGGTGGTACGGATATCAGCTCTGCCGCCCTTGGTGTCGGTGTGACAAAAGCGGGTGAAGCCTTTTATTCGATGGGTACCGGATCAAACATCGGCATCATGATCCCGACCGAACAGACCTTGGATGAATTTCGAATTCTGAAATGGCCACATGTCCTGCCGGGTTTGACAATGTTTGATGCACCGATGGCGTTTACCGGAGCCTCGCTGAAATGGTACCGGGATCATTTTGGCCAATCCGAAAGCCGCATCGCCGACCGTATGGCGGGTAATGTGTTCGACCTGTTTACGGAACAAGCCCGTCAGATTCCGCCCTGTTCAAATGGTCTGATGTATTTACCGTATCTGGGCAACTCGCTGGCACCGAACTGGAACAGCAATGCCACAGGCGTATTCTTTGGTGTTCAACCAACAACCGGGCGCGAGACTATGATCCGGGCGCTGATCGAAGGTGTCGCGTTCGATCTGCTGTCCAACTTCCGCATTGCTGAAAGTGCTGGCGCGCAGATTGATAATTTGGTCTTGAACGGAGGCCCAACCAAGAGCCGCCTGTGGAACCAGATCACGGCAAACGTTGTCAACCGACCCTTGAAAGTTCCTGACATCGGCGAGGCAGCACCCATAGGCGACGCCATCTTGGCGGGGGTTGCTGCAGGCATCTACGATGACCCAACAGCTCCGCTCAACCAGATTGTGAGCATCAAAGAGACGATTGACCCTGATCCAGAAGCCCATAAACGATATGCCGAATTCTTTGAAATTTGGTTATCCGTGTATCAAAACCTGAAAGATGACATGGATCGGCATCGGGATTTTCTTAAGCGATATGGATCTTAG
- a CDS encoding ABC transporter permease: MSAETDLAAQASTTSRSILRLLKDPLIWLIVMAFIVGIITSPYFLTPLNLANTIRNSAAIGLLSLGMTMVLLTGRIDLSVAATMVFSVIVGVAITTQIGAVLDERWIVRGNSFVGPPVLAIVITLLTGIGVGILNGIGVAYLKVASFIMTLVMLTALRGLSYIFTNGAPFYLKGATFDWIGDTVYLGMPTGFLIFLAALTVMLLLLKGTVAGSRFYAIGGNEIAAMYAGIKTARYVVAAFAISGGCAALAGIVLTARLKSVEAPLGGGYELTAIAIAVIGGVSLAGGIGSPWRTFLATVLFALGLNLFGLWGVSTSYQNLIIGLVLIVAVGISSIQQRMKQE, encoded by the coding sequence ATGAGCGCTGAAACTGATCTGGCTGCACAAGCTTCGACAACGTCCCGTTCCATCTTGAGGCTGCTTAAAGATCCTCTGATCTGGTTGATCGTGATGGCTTTTATCGTCGGTATCATCACCTCGCCCTATTTCCTGACACCTTTAAACCTTGCGAATACAATTCGCAATTCAGCGGCCATCGGATTGCTCTCGTTGGGCATGACAATGGTGCTGTTAACTGGGCGGATCGATCTGTCGGTTGCCGCGACAATGGTGTTCTCCGTGATTGTTGGCGTCGCGATAACGACGCAGATTGGGGCAGTGTTGGACGAGCGCTGGATCGTCCGCGGAAATTCGTTTGTCGGCCCGCCTGTACTGGCTATCGTCATCACTTTGTTGACAGGGATCGGCGTCGGGATCCTTAACGGCATTGGCGTGGCCTACCTCAAGGTTGCGTCATTTATCATGACACTGGTGATGCTGACCGCCTTGCGCGGCCTGAGCTACATTTTTACCAATGGCGCACCTTTCTATCTTAAGGGCGCGACCTTCGATTGGATCGGAGATACCGTTTACCTTGGCATGCCCACCGGGTTTTTGATCTTTCTCGCCGCACTGACCGTGATGCTTTTGCTTTTGAAGGGAACCGTTGCTGGAAGCCGTTTCTACGCGATTGGTGGCAACGAAATCGCCGCCATGTACGCCGGCATCAAGACGGCACGTTATGTAGTGGCTGCGTTTGCAATTAGCGGAGGGTGCGCAGCGTTGGCCGGCATCGTGCTGACGGCACGGCTCAAATCTGTCGAGGCGCCATTGGGCGGCGGGTACGAGCTAACGGCGATTGCGATTGCAGTCATTGGCGGTGTGTCCCTTGCCGGGGGCATCGGATCGCCCTGGCGGACATTTCTAGCCACCGTGTTGTTTGCTTTGGGCCTTAATTTGTTTGGGCTTTGGGGCGTGAGCACGTCGTATCAGAATTTGATCATCGGCCTAGTGCTGATCGTAGCTGTGGGCATCTCAAGTATCCAACAGCGAATGAAACAAGAATAA
- a CDS encoding ABC transporter permease: MKNSDSNGANINSSGGISMNHLWQQNASILSLAAVLIALVAVGTLVSSSFFSLENFKVILLAVAGTTVVALGMTLVIISGEIDLSVAGTAVLSGIVGATLFDTGSAFVVVSAVLAVGLLLGFLNGLLVVWIGIPSLIATLAMLGIARALANTVSSGQAAYPDNLPGYLWLGRGEVWGVPVPILTLLLAAILAIILTRYTAFGVKLYATGGNAAAATLSGIRTGQVKVVTFMICGVLAAVAGILESARLSYINPAAYPGMELRVLAITVLGGAALAGGSGTILGTLLAAMIIGVINSLLNQLGVSIYLQQVVTALIILAVVVPGIRQRQVAK, from the coding sequence ATGAAAAATTCCGACAGTAACGGCGCGAACATAAACAGCTCCGGTGGCATATCGATGAACCACCTTTGGCAGCAGAACGCTTCAATACTTTCGCTGGCTGCGGTTTTGATTGCGCTTGTAGCAGTCGGCACGCTGGTTTCTTCGTCATTCTTTTCATTGGAAAATTTCAAGGTCATCTTATTGGCGGTCGCCGGTACGACCGTTGTCGCTTTAGGGATGACATTGGTTATCATTTCTGGCGAAATTGACCTTTCGGTCGCAGGCACAGCGGTGTTATCTGGCATTGTTGGTGCGACACTTTTTGATACTGGCTCAGCGTTTGTTGTTGTCTCAGCTGTGCTTGCTGTTGGTTTGTTGCTTGGGTTTTTGAACGGCTTACTTGTTGTCTGGATCGGCATCCCGTCCCTAATTGCCACGCTGGCTATGCTCGGAATTGCCCGCGCGCTGGCGAACACCGTATCCAGCGGTCAGGCCGCCTACCCGGACAACTTACCAGGGTATCTATGGTTGGGCAGGGGCGAGGTGTGGGGCGTTCCCGTCCCGATATTGACGCTGCTTCTGGCGGCGATCTTGGCCATAATATTAACGAGATATACAGCCTTCGGGGTCAAACTGTATGCCACTGGTGGAAATGCGGCCGCAGCGACGCTGTCAGGTATCCGCACAGGACAAGTCAAGGTCGTGACCTTCATGATCTGCGGTGTCTTGGCGGCGGTTGCAGGAATTCTGGAAAGTGCGCGCCTGTCCTATATCAACCCAGCCGCCTATCCCGGCATGGAGCTGCGGGTGCTGGCAATCACGGTGCTGGGCGGGGCGGCCCTTGCCGGAGGATCCGGCACAATTCTGGGAACATTGCTGGCGGCGATGATTATCGGTGTGATCAACAGTTTGCTCAATCAACTAGGTGTCAGCATCTATCTGCAACAGGTCGTGACCGCGCTGATCATCCTGGCCGTAGTTGTCCCTGGTATCAGACAGCGGCAGGTGGCTAAATGA